A window of the Halichoerus grypus chromosome 2, mHalGry1.hap1.1, whole genome shotgun sequence genome harbors these coding sequences:
- the SGSM2 gene encoding small G protein signaling modulator 2 isoform X1 — protein sequence MGSAEDAVKEKLLWNVKKEVKQIMEEAVTRKFVHEDSSHIIALCGAVEACLLHQLRRRAAGFLRSDKMAALFTKVGKTCPVAGEICHKVQGLQQQVEGRKPLAGNQDALRRQGSASGKGPALSLQALKHIWVRTALIEKVLDRVMQYLVENCSKYYEKEALLADPVFGPILASLLVGPCALEYTKLKTADHYWTDPSADELVQRHRIRGPPSRQDSPAKRPALGIRKRHSSGSASEDRLAACAREYVESLHQNSRTRLLYGKNNVLVQPKEDMEAVPGYLSLHQSAESLTLKWTPNQLMNGTLGDSELEKSVYWDYALVVPLSQIVCIHCHQQKSGGTLVLVSQDGIQRPPLHFPQGGHLLSFLSCLENGLLPRGQLEPPLWTQQGKGKVFPKLRKRSSIRTVDVEEMGTGRATDYVFRIIYPGHRHEHITINYHHLAASRAASVDDDEEEEDKLHAMLSMICSRNLTAPNPMKDAGDMIEMQGFGPSLPAWHLESLCSQGSSCLFCSARSSPYASPSRCSCVPDRLPLRLLCESMKRQIVSRAFYGWLAYCRHLSTVRTHLSALVRHHIIPPARPPGASGGLTKDVWSKYQKDEKNYKELELLRQVYYGGVEHEIRKDVWPFLLGHYKFGMSKKEMEQADSAVAARYKRVLAEWKACEAVVRQREREAQPAPLTKFSSGSSIDSHVQRLVHRDSTISNDVFISVDDLEPPEPPGTEDCRPEPEQELGAGPPGTAVAGRQQSVEFDSPDSGLPSSRNYSVTSGIQSSIDEGQSMGFEEEDGSGEEGSSGLVPAAGAFSEPRDASPHKASRASELEAGAELVAVCTAAYTIELLDTMALNLHRIDKDVQRCDRNYWYFTPPNLERLRDIMCSYVWEHLDVGYVQGMCDLLAPLLVILDNDQLAYSCFSHLMKRMSQNFPNGGAMDTHFANMRSLIQILDSELFELMHQNGDYTHFYFCYRWFLLDFKRELLYEDVFAVWEVIWAARHISSEHFVLFIALALVEAYREIIRDNNMDFTDIIKFFNERAEHHDAQEILQIARELVHKVQMLIENK from the exons GTGCAGTGGAGGCTTGTCTCCTACATCAGCTGAGACGCCGTGCTGCAGGCTTCCTGCGCAGTGACAAGATGGCGGCCCTGTTCACCAAGGTGGGGAAGACGTGCCCAGTGGCTGGGGAGATATGCCACAAGGTACAGGGGCTACAGCAACAAGTAGAGGGCAG GAAACCCTTAGCAGGCAACCAGGATGCCCTGCGGAGACAGGGCTCTGCCAGCGGGAAGGGCCCAGCTCTCAGCCTACAGGCCTTAAAGCACATATGGGTGCGCACAGCGCTCATCGAGAAAGTGTTGGACAGGGTCATGCAGTACCTGGTGGAGAACTGCAG CAAGTACTACGAGAAGGAGGCTTTACTGGCAGATCCTGTGTTTGGCCCCATCTTGGCCTCTCTTCTAG TGGGACCCTGTGCCTTGGAGTACACCAAGCTCAAGACAGCTGATCACTACTGGACTGACCCCTCTGCTGATGAGCTGGTCCAGAGGCACCGTATCCGGGGTCCCCCCAGTCGCCAGGACTCCCCTGCAAAGCGCCCAGCCCTAGGA ATTCGGAAGCGGCATTCGAGTGGCAGTGCGTCAGAAGACAGGCTGGCTGCCTGCGCCCGCGAGTATGTGGAGTCCCTGCACCAGAATTCAAGGACACGGCTGCTCTATGGCAAGAACAACGTGCTGGTGCAGCCG AAGGAGGACATGGAGGCTGTCCCTGGCTACCTCTCCCTGCACCAGTCTGCAGAGAGCCTAACTCTGAAGTGGACCCCCAACCAGCTCATGAACGGGACTCTGGGGGACTCCGAGCTGGAGAAAAG CGTTTACTGGGACTATGCCCTGGTTGTTCCCCTCAGTCAGATCGTCTGCATCCACTGCCACCAGCAAA AGAGCGGCGGCACGCTCGTGCTGGTGAGCCAGGATGGCATCCAGAGGCCACCGCTGCACTTCCCACAGGGAGGACACCTGCTGTCCTTTCTGTCCTGCCTGGAGAATGGGCTGCTGCCCCGAGGCCAGCTAGAGCCCCCACTCTGGACCCAGCAGGGGAAG GGGAAAGTGTTCCCCAAGCTACGGAAACGCAGCAGCATACGGACCGTAGATGTGGAGGAGATGGGCACCGGGCGGGCCACAGACTACGTGTTCCGGATCATTTACCCCGGCCACAGGCACGAGCACA TCACTATTAACTACCACCACCTAGCGGCCAGCCGCGCGGCCTCGGTGGACgatgatgaggaagaggaggataaACTGCACGCGATGCTCTCAATGATCTGCTCGCGGAACCTCACAGCTCCCAATCCGATGAAAG ATGCTGGTGACATGATCGAAATGCAGGGCTTTGGGCCCAGCCTGCCAGCCTGGCACCTGGAGTCCCTGTGCAGCCAGGgctcctcctgcctcttctgctCTGCCCGCAGCTCCCCATATGCCAGCCCCAGCCGCTGCAGCTGTGTCCCCGACCG GTTGCCCCTCAGGCTGCTGTGTGAGAGCATGAAGAGGCAGATTGTGTCCCGGGCCTTCTATGGCT ggCTGGCCTACTGCCGCCACCTGTCCACGGTGCGGACCCATCTGTCAGCACTGGTGCGTCACCACATCATCCCTCCTGCCCGGCCCCCGGGGGCTTCAGGGGGCCTCACCAAGGATGTGTGGAGCAAGTATCAGAAGGACGAAAAG AACTACAAGGAGCTGGAGCTGCTACGGCAAGTTTACTATGGAGGCGTGGAGCATGAGATCCGTAAGGACGTCTGGCCCTTTCTGCTTGGCCACTACAAGTTTGGCATGAGCAAGAAAGAGATGGAGCAG GCGGACTCGGCAGTGGCAGCAAGGTACAAGCGGGTGCTGGCGGAGTGGAAGGCCTGCGAGGCGGTGGTGAGGCAGCGGGAGCGGGAGGCTCAGCCGGCCCCACTCACCAAGTTCTCCTCGGGCAGCAGCATCGATAGCCACGTGCAGCGCCTTGTCCACCGAGATTCCACCATCAGCAATGAC GTATTTATCTCTGTGGATGACCTGGAGCCCCCAGAGCCCCCGGGCACTGAAGATTGCAGACCCGAGCCTGAGCAGGAGCTGGGAGCGGGGCCCCCGGGCACCGCTGTGGCGGGACGGCAGCAGTCCGTGGAGTTTGACTCCCCCGACTCGGGACTGCCATCCTCTCGAAATTACTCCGTGACCTCGGGCATCCAGTCAAGCATAGATGAGGGGCAGAGCATGGGCTTCGAGGAGGAGGATGGCAGTGGGGAGGAAGGCTCCAGCGGGCTGGTCCCAGCGGCCGGCGCTTTCTCTGAGCCCCGGGACGCCAGCCCGCACAAGGCCTCGCGGGCCAGCGAGCTGGAGGCAGGGGCCGAGCTGGTGGCCGTGTGCACTGCTGCCTACACC ATAGAATTACTGGATACTATGGCCTTAAATCTGCACCGCATAGACAAGGATGTGCAGCGCTGTGACCGCAATTACTGGTACTTCACGCCCCCCAACCTCGAGAGGCTCAGAGACATCATGTGCAG CTACGTGTGGGAGCACCTGGACGTGGGTTATGTGCAGGGCATGTGCGACCTGCTGGCACCTCTCCTGGTCATCCTGGACAACG ATCAGCTGGCCTACAGCTGTTTCAGCCACCTCATGAAGAGGATGAGCCAGAACTTCCCCAATGGGGGCGCCATGGACACCCACTTTGCCAACATGCGCTCCCTCATCCAG ATCCTGGACTCAGAGCTGTTCGAGCTAATGCATCAGAATGGAGACTACACCCACTTTTACTTCTGTTACCGCTGGTTCTTGCTGGATTTTAAAAGAG AGCTGCTCTATGAGGATGTGTTTGCCGTTTGGGAGGTGATCTGGGCGGCCCGGCACATCTCGTCAGAGCACTTTGTCCTGTTCATCGCCCTGGCCCTGGTGGAGGCCTACCGTGAGATTATCCGGGACAACAACATGGACTTCACCGATATCATCAAGTTCTTCAATG AACGGGCTGAGCATCACGATGCCCAGGAGATCCTGCAGATTGCCCGGGAGCTCGTCCACAAGGTGCAGATGCTCATAGAGAACAAGTGA
- the SGSM2 gene encoding small G protein signaling modulator 2 isoform X3, which translates to MEEAVTRKFVHEDSSHIIALCGAVEACLLHQLRRRAAGFLRSDKMAALFTKVGKTCPVAGEICHKVQGLQQQVEGRKPLAGNQDALRRQGSASGKGPALSLQALKHIWVRTALIEKVLDRVMQYLVENCSKYYEKEALLADPVFGPILASLLVGPCALEYTKLKTADHYWTDPSADELVQRHRIRGPPSRQDSPAKRPALGIRKRHSSGSASEDRLAACAREYVESLHQNSRTRLLYGKNNVLVQPKEDMEAVPGYLSLHQSAESLTLKWTPNQLMNGTLGDSELEKSVYWDYALVVPLSQIVCIHCHQQKSGGTLVLVSQDGIQRPPLHFPQGGHLLSFLSCLENGLLPRGQLEPPLWTQQGKGKVFPKLRKRSSIRTVDVEEMGTGRATDYVFRIIYPGHRHEHITINYHHLAASRAASVDDDEEEEDKLHAMLSMICSRNLTAPNPMKDAGDMIEMQGFGPSLPAWHLESLCSQGSSCLFCSARSSPYASPSRCSCVPDRLPLRLLCESMKRQIVSRAFYGWLAYCRHLSTVRTHLSALVRHHIIPPARPPGASGGLTKDVWSKYQKDEKNYKELELLRQVYYGGVEHEIRKDVWPFLLGHYKFGMSKKEMEQADSAVAARYKRVLAEWKACEAVVRQREREAQPAPLTKFSSGSSIDSHVQRLVHRDSTISNDVFISVDDLEPPEPPGTEDCRPEPEQELGAGPPGTAVAGRQQSVEFDSPDSGLPSSRNYSVTSGIQSSIDEGQSMGFEEEDGSGEEGSSGLVPAAGAFSEPRDASPHKASRASELEAGAELVAVCTAAYTIELLDTMALNLHRIDKDVQRCDRNYWYFTPPNLERLRDIMCSYVWEHLDVGYVQGMCDLLAPLLVILDNDQLAYSCFSHLMKRMSQNFPNGGAMDTHFANMRSLIQILDSELFELMHQNGDYTHFYFCYRWFLLDFKRELLYEDVFAVWEVIWAARHISSEHFVLFIALALVEAYREIIRDNNMDFTDIIKFFNERAEHHDAQEILQIARELVHKVQMLIENK; encoded by the exons GTGCAGTGGAGGCTTGTCTCCTACATCAGCTGAGACGCCGTGCTGCAGGCTTCCTGCGCAGTGACAAGATGGCGGCCCTGTTCACCAAGGTGGGGAAGACGTGCCCAGTGGCTGGGGAGATATGCCACAAGGTACAGGGGCTACAGCAACAAGTAGAGGGCAG GAAACCCTTAGCAGGCAACCAGGATGCCCTGCGGAGACAGGGCTCTGCCAGCGGGAAGGGCCCAGCTCTCAGCCTACAGGCCTTAAAGCACATATGGGTGCGCACAGCGCTCATCGAGAAAGTGTTGGACAGGGTCATGCAGTACCTGGTGGAGAACTGCAG CAAGTACTACGAGAAGGAGGCTTTACTGGCAGATCCTGTGTTTGGCCCCATCTTGGCCTCTCTTCTAG TGGGACCCTGTGCCTTGGAGTACACCAAGCTCAAGACAGCTGATCACTACTGGACTGACCCCTCTGCTGATGAGCTGGTCCAGAGGCACCGTATCCGGGGTCCCCCCAGTCGCCAGGACTCCCCTGCAAAGCGCCCAGCCCTAGGA ATTCGGAAGCGGCATTCGAGTGGCAGTGCGTCAGAAGACAGGCTGGCTGCCTGCGCCCGCGAGTATGTGGAGTCCCTGCACCAGAATTCAAGGACACGGCTGCTCTATGGCAAGAACAACGTGCTGGTGCAGCCG AAGGAGGACATGGAGGCTGTCCCTGGCTACCTCTCCCTGCACCAGTCTGCAGAGAGCCTAACTCTGAAGTGGACCCCCAACCAGCTCATGAACGGGACTCTGGGGGACTCCGAGCTGGAGAAAAG CGTTTACTGGGACTATGCCCTGGTTGTTCCCCTCAGTCAGATCGTCTGCATCCACTGCCACCAGCAAA AGAGCGGCGGCACGCTCGTGCTGGTGAGCCAGGATGGCATCCAGAGGCCACCGCTGCACTTCCCACAGGGAGGACACCTGCTGTCCTTTCTGTCCTGCCTGGAGAATGGGCTGCTGCCCCGAGGCCAGCTAGAGCCCCCACTCTGGACCCAGCAGGGGAAG GGGAAAGTGTTCCCCAAGCTACGGAAACGCAGCAGCATACGGACCGTAGATGTGGAGGAGATGGGCACCGGGCGGGCCACAGACTACGTGTTCCGGATCATTTACCCCGGCCACAGGCACGAGCACA TCACTATTAACTACCACCACCTAGCGGCCAGCCGCGCGGCCTCGGTGGACgatgatgaggaagaggaggataaACTGCACGCGATGCTCTCAATGATCTGCTCGCGGAACCTCACAGCTCCCAATCCGATGAAAG ATGCTGGTGACATGATCGAAATGCAGGGCTTTGGGCCCAGCCTGCCAGCCTGGCACCTGGAGTCCCTGTGCAGCCAGGgctcctcctgcctcttctgctCTGCCCGCAGCTCCCCATATGCCAGCCCCAGCCGCTGCAGCTGTGTCCCCGACCG GTTGCCCCTCAGGCTGCTGTGTGAGAGCATGAAGAGGCAGATTGTGTCCCGGGCCTTCTATGGCT ggCTGGCCTACTGCCGCCACCTGTCCACGGTGCGGACCCATCTGTCAGCACTGGTGCGTCACCACATCATCCCTCCTGCCCGGCCCCCGGGGGCTTCAGGGGGCCTCACCAAGGATGTGTGGAGCAAGTATCAGAAGGACGAAAAG AACTACAAGGAGCTGGAGCTGCTACGGCAAGTTTACTATGGAGGCGTGGAGCATGAGATCCGTAAGGACGTCTGGCCCTTTCTGCTTGGCCACTACAAGTTTGGCATGAGCAAGAAAGAGATGGAGCAG GCGGACTCGGCAGTGGCAGCAAGGTACAAGCGGGTGCTGGCGGAGTGGAAGGCCTGCGAGGCGGTGGTGAGGCAGCGGGAGCGGGAGGCTCAGCCGGCCCCACTCACCAAGTTCTCCTCGGGCAGCAGCATCGATAGCCACGTGCAGCGCCTTGTCCACCGAGATTCCACCATCAGCAATGAC GTATTTATCTCTGTGGATGACCTGGAGCCCCCAGAGCCCCCGGGCACTGAAGATTGCAGACCCGAGCCTGAGCAGGAGCTGGGAGCGGGGCCCCCGGGCACCGCTGTGGCGGGACGGCAGCAGTCCGTGGAGTTTGACTCCCCCGACTCGGGACTGCCATCCTCTCGAAATTACTCCGTGACCTCGGGCATCCAGTCAAGCATAGATGAGGGGCAGAGCATGGGCTTCGAGGAGGAGGATGGCAGTGGGGAGGAAGGCTCCAGCGGGCTGGTCCCAGCGGCCGGCGCTTTCTCTGAGCCCCGGGACGCCAGCCCGCACAAGGCCTCGCGGGCCAGCGAGCTGGAGGCAGGGGCCGAGCTGGTGGCCGTGTGCACTGCTGCCTACACC ATAGAATTACTGGATACTATGGCCTTAAATCTGCACCGCATAGACAAGGATGTGCAGCGCTGTGACCGCAATTACTGGTACTTCACGCCCCCCAACCTCGAGAGGCTCAGAGACATCATGTGCAG CTACGTGTGGGAGCACCTGGACGTGGGTTATGTGCAGGGCATGTGCGACCTGCTGGCACCTCTCCTGGTCATCCTGGACAACG ATCAGCTGGCCTACAGCTGTTTCAGCCACCTCATGAAGAGGATGAGCCAGAACTTCCCCAATGGGGGCGCCATGGACACCCACTTTGCCAACATGCGCTCCCTCATCCAG ATCCTGGACTCAGAGCTGTTCGAGCTAATGCATCAGAATGGAGACTACACCCACTTTTACTTCTGTTACCGCTGGTTCTTGCTGGATTTTAAAAGAG AGCTGCTCTATGAGGATGTGTTTGCCGTTTGGGAGGTGATCTGGGCGGCCCGGCACATCTCGTCAGAGCACTTTGTCCTGTTCATCGCCCTGGCCCTGGTGGAGGCCTACCGTGAGATTATCCGGGACAACAACATGGACTTCACCGATATCATCAAGTTCTTCAATG AACGGGCTGAGCATCACGATGCCCAGGAGATCCTGCAGATTGCCCGGGAGCTCGTCCACAAGGTGCAGATGCTCATAGAGAACAAGTGA
- the SGSM2 gene encoding small G protein signaling modulator 2 isoform X4 translates to MGSAEDAVKEKLLWNVKKEVKQIMEEAVTRKFVHEDSSHIIALCGAVEACLLHQLRRRAAGFLRSDKMAALFTKVGKTCPVAGEICHKVQGLQQQVEGRKPLAGNQDALRRQGSASGKGPALSLQALKHIWVRTALIEKVLDRVMQYLVENCSKYYEKEALLADPVFGPILASLLVGPCALEYTKLKTADHYWTDPSADELVQRHRIRGPPSRQDSPAKRPALGIRKRHSSGSASEDRLAACAREYVESLHQNSRTRLLYGKNNVLVQPKEDMEAVPGYLSLHQSAESLTLKWTPNQLMNGTLGDSELEKSVYWDYALVVPLSQIVCIHCHQQKSGGTLVLVSQDGIQRPPLHFPQGGHLLSFLSCLENGLLPRGQLEPPLWTQQGKGKVFPKLRKRSSIRTVDVEEMGTGRATDYVFRIIYPGHRHEHITINYHHLAASRAASVDDDEEEEDKLHAMLSMICSRNLTAPNPMKDAGDMIEMQGFGPSLPAWHLESLCSQGSSCLFCSARSSPYASPSRCSCVPDRLPLRLLCESMKRQIVSRAFYGWLAYCRHLSTVRTHLSALVRHHIIPPARPPGASGGLTKDVWSKYQKDEKNYKELELLRQVYYGGVEHEIRKDVWPFLLGHYKFGMSKKEMEQADSAVAASIDSHVQRLVHRDSTISNDVFISVDDLEPPEPPGTEDCRPEPEQELGAGPPGTAVAGRQQSVEFDSPDSGLPSSRNYSVTSGIQSSIDEGQSMGFEEEDGSGEEGSSGLVPAAGAFSEPRDASPHKASRASELEAGAELVAVCTAAYTIELLDTMALNLHRIDKDVQRCDRNYWYFTPPNLERLRDIMCSYVWEHLDVGYVQGMCDLLAPLLVILDNDQLAYSCFSHLMKRMSQNFPNGGAMDTHFANMRSLIQILDSELFELMHQNGDYTHFYFCYRWFLLDFKRELLYEDVFAVWEVIWAARHISSEHFVLFIALALVEAYREIIRDNNMDFTDIIKFFNERAEHHDAQEILQIARELVHKVQMLIENK, encoded by the exons GTGCAGTGGAGGCTTGTCTCCTACATCAGCTGAGACGCCGTGCTGCAGGCTTCCTGCGCAGTGACAAGATGGCGGCCCTGTTCACCAAGGTGGGGAAGACGTGCCCAGTGGCTGGGGAGATATGCCACAAGGTACAGGGGCTACAGCAACAAGTAGAGGGCAG GAAACCCTTAGCAGGCAACCAGGATGCCCTGCGGAGACAGGGCTCTGCCAGCGGGAAGGGCCCAGCTCTCAGCCTACAGGCCTTAAAGCACATATGGGTGCGCACAGCGCTCATCGAGAAAGTGTTGGACAGGGTCATGCAGTACCTGGTGGAGAACTGCAG CAAGTACTACGAGAAGGAGGCTTTACTGGCAGATCCTGTGTTTGGCCCCATCTTGGCCTCTCTTCTAG TGGGACCCTGTGCCTTGGAGTACACCAAGCTCAAGACAGCTGATCACTACTGGACTGACCCCTCTGCTGATGAGCTGGTCCAGAGGCACCGTATCCGGGGTCCCCCCAGTCGCCAGGACTCCCCTGCAAAGCGCCCAGCCCTAGGA ATTCGGAAGCGGCATTCGAGTGGCAGTGCGTCAGAAGACAGGCTGGCTGCCTGCGCCCGCGAGTATGTGGAGTCCCTGCACCAGAATTCAAGGACACGGCTGCTCTATGGCAAGAACAACGTGCTGGTGCAGCCG AAGGAGGACATGGAGGCTGTCCCTGGCTACCTCTCCCTGCACCAGTCTGCAGAGAGCCTAACTCTGAAGTGGACCCCCAACCAGCTCATGAACGGGACTCTGGGGGACTCCGAGCTGGAGAAAAG CGTTTACTGGGACTATGCCCTGGTTGTTCCCCTCAGTCAGATCGTCTGCATCCACTGCCACCAGCAAA AGAGCGGCGGCACGCTCGTGCTGGTGAGCCAGGATGGCATCCAGAGGCCACCGCTGCACTTCCCACAGGGAGGACACCTGCTGTCCTTTCTGTCCTGCCTGGAGAATGGGCTGCTGCCCCGAGGCCAGCTAGAGCCCCCACTCTGGACCCAGCAGGGGAAG GGGAAAGTGTTCCCCAAGCTACGGAAACGCAGCAGCATACGGACCGTAGATGTGGAGGAGATGGGCACCGGGCGGGCCACAGACTACGTGTTCCGGATCATTTACCCCGGCCACAGGCACGAGCACA TCACTATTAACTACCACCACCTAGCGGCCAGCCGCGCGGCCTCGGTGGACgatgatgaggaagaggaggataaACTGCACGCGATGCTCTCAATGATCTGCTCGCGGAACCTCACAGCTCCCAATCCGATGAAAG ATGCTGGTGACATGATCGAAATGCAGGGCTTTGGGCCCAGCCTGCCAGCCTGGCACCTGGAGTCCCTGTGCAGCCAGGgctcctcctgcctcttctgctCTGCCCGCAGCTCCCCATATGCCAGCCCCAGCCGCTGCAGCTGTGTCCCCGACCG GTTGCCCCTCAGGCTGCTGTGTGAGAGCATGAAGAGGCAGATTGTGTCCCGGGCCTTCTATGGCT ggCTGGCCTACTGCCGCCACCTGTCCACGGTGCGGACCCATCTGTCAGCACTGGTGCGTCACCACATCATCCCTCCTGCCCGGCCCCCGGGGGCTTCAGGGGGCCTCACCAAGGATGTGTGGAGCAAGTATCAGAAGGACGAAAAG AACTACAAGGAGCTGGAGCTGCTACGGCAAGTTTACTATGGAGGCGTGGAGCATGAGATCCGTAAGGACGTCTGGCCCTTTCTGCTTGGCCACTACAAGTTTGGCATGAGCAAGAAAGAGATGGAGCAG GCGGACTCGGCAGTGGCAGCAAG CATCGATAGCCACGTGCAGCGCCTTGTCCACCGAGATTCCACCATCAGCAATGAC GTATTTATCTCTGTGGATGACCTGGAGCCCCCAGAGCCCCCGGGCACTGAAGATTGCAGACCCGAGCCTGAGCAGGAGCTGGGAGCGGGGCCCCCGGGCACCGCTGTGGCGGGACGGCAGCAGTCCGTGGAGTTTGACTCCCCCGACTCGGGACTGCCATCCTCTCGAAATTACTCCGTGACCTCGGGCATCCAGTCAAGCATAGATGAGGGGCAGAGCATGGGCTTCGAGGAGGAGGATGGCAGTGGGGAGGAAGGCTCCAGCGGGCTGGTCCCAGCGGCCGGCGCTTTCTCTGAGCCCCGGGACGCCAGCCCGCACAAGGCCTCGCGGGCCAGCGAGCTGGAGGCAGGGGCCGAGCTGGTGGCCGTGTGCACTGCTGCCTACACC ATAGAATTACTGGATACTATGGCCTTAAATCTGCACCGCATAGACAAGGATGTGCAGCGCTGTGACCGCAATTACTGGTACTTCACGCCCCCCAACCTCGAGAGGCTCAGAGACATCATGTGCAG CTACGTGTGGGAGCACCTGGACGTGGGTTATGTGCAGGGCATGTGCGACCTGCTGGCACCTCTCCTGGTCATCCTGGACAACG ATCAGCTGGCCTACAGCTGTTTCAGCCACCTCATGAAGAGGATGAGCCAGAACTTCCCCAATGGGGGCGCCATGGACACCCACTTTGCCAACATGCGCTCCCTCATCCAG ATCCTGGACTCAGAGCTGTTCGAGCTAATGCATCAGAATGGAGACTACACCCACTTTTACTTCTGTTACCGCTGGTTCTTGCTGGATTTTAAAAGAG AGCTGCTCTATGAGGATGTGTTTGCCGTTTGGGAGGTGATCTGGGCGGCCCGGCACATCTCGTCAGAGCACTTTGTCCTGTTCATCGCCCTGGCCCTGGTGGAGGCCTACCGTGAGATTATCCGGGACAACAACATGGACTTCACCGATATCATCAAGTTCTTCAATG AACGGGCTGAGCATCACGATGCCCAGGAGATCCTGCAGATTGCCCGGGAGCTCGTCCACAAGGTGCAGATGCTCATAGAGAACAAGTGA